In the genome of Hydractinia symbiolongicarpus strain clone_291-10 chromosome 5, HSymV2.1, whole genome shotgun sequence, one region contains:
- the LOC130646026 gene encoding tereporin-Ca1-like, giving the protein MKIHAFLVLCFVGTITSKENETQQREKRLSSEIAELIGAALSNGATLASASVSSLLAEDYSIAVAGSIENYSKWFLKLEECELVRGQMNVPMHHVRSGYREGFASHKTGHTATGSYQRCTFKGHNNFIHIMYSAPYSFDLHKNWLGVAICPTDDNECREMTADKMYYQKSTFASIKEYYENANPLMQCRGDFCFTGVMGTNHKPKIDIKIYPKSYDNLSTNVKSSAPKDKWTQDDYKKFIDDIVGSA; this is encoded by the coding sequence ATGAAGATCCACGCATTCCTGGTGTTATGCTTTGTTGGTACAATAACATCGAAAGAAAATGAAACACAGCAGAGAGAAAAACGTCTTTCAAGTGAAATTGCTGAACTTATCGGCGCAGCATTGTCCAACGGAGCTACACTTGCATCTGCCAGTGTTTCTTCATTGCTAGCAGAAGATTATAGCATCGCAGTGGCTGGGTCAATTGAGAACTACAGCAAATGGTTTTTAAAATTGGAagaatgtgaacttgtcaggGGGCAGATGAATGTTCCGATGCATCACGTTAGATCTGGATATCGCGAAGGGTTTGCTAGTCACAAAACAGGGCATACGGCCACTGGATCATATCAGCGCTGTACATTTAAAGGCCACAACAACTTCATTCATATAATGTACTCTGCTCCGTATTCGTTTGACCTTCACAAAAACTGGCTTGGTGTAGCAATATGTCCAACAGACGACAATGAATGCCGAGAAATGACTGCAGATAAAATGTATTATCAAAAGTCCACATTTGCGTCTATAAAAGAATATTACGAAAACGCCAATCCCCTGATGCAATGCAGAGGTGACTTCTGTTTTACTGGTGTAATGGGAACTAACCACAAACCTAAAATTGATATTAAAATTTACCCGAAAAGCTACGACAATCTGTCAACAAATGTAAAATCTTCAGCCCCTAAAGACAAATGGACACAGGACGATTACAAAAAATTTATCGATGATATTGTTGGTTCGGCTTGA